The Streptomyces sp. SS1-1 genome has a segment encoding these proteins:
- the polA gene encoding DNA polymerase I, whose amino-acid sequence MAETASKQTDSTPGGGRPRLMLMDGHSLAYRAFFALPAENFTTATGQPTNAIYGFASMLANTLRDEAPTHFAVAFDVSRKTWRSQEFTEYKANRSKTPDEFKGQVELIGELLDAMRVSRFAVEGFEADDVIATLATQAEAAGFEVLIVTGDRDSFQLVSEHTTVLYPTKGVSELTRFTPEKVVEKYGLTPAQYPDFAALRGDPSDNLPGIPGVGEKTAAKWINQFGSFAELVERADEVKGKAGQNLRDHLEAVKLNRRLTELERQVELPKTVTDLAREPYDRKAVAMILDTLEIRNPSLRERLFGVDPGAEEAETTPISTEGVALDGTVLGTGELAPWLAEHAGGPLGVATVDTWALGTGSVAEVALAADGGAAAWFDPSQLDEADERAFAGWLADAERPKVFHNAKSAMRVFAEHGWTIEGVRMDTALAAYLVKPGRRSFDLDALSLEYLHRELAPAATADGQLAFGADEGAEAEALMIQARTVLDLGEAFEGRLEEVGAAELLRDMELPTSALLARMERHGIAADRAHLEAMEQMFAGAVQQAVKEAHAAAGHEFNLGSPKQLQEVLFGELALPKTKKTKTGYTTDADALAWLAGQTDNELPVIMLRHREQAKLRVTVEGLIKTIATDGRIHTTFNQTVAATGRLSSTDPNLQNIPVRTDEGRAIRRGFVVGEGFESLMTADYSQIELRVMAHLSEDEGLIEAFTSGEDLHTTAASQVFAVEPSAVDAEMRRKIKAMSYGLAYGLSAFGLSQQLNIEAAEARTLMDAYFERFGGVRDYLRRAVDEARATGYTATLFGRRRYLPDLNSDNRQRREAAERMALNAPIQGTAADIVKIAMLNVDRALRDSGLASRMLLQVHDEIVLEIAPGEREAAEELVRREMSNAVHLRVPLGVSVGAGPDWESAAH is encoded by the coding sequence GTGGCAGAGACAGCATCGAAGCAGACCGACAGCACCCCCGGCGGCGGCCGGCCCCGCCTGATGCTCATGGACGGGCACTCGCTGGCCTACCGGGCCTTCTTCGCGCTGCCCGCGGAGAACTTCACGACGGCGACGGGCCAGCCGACGAACGCGATCTACGGCTTCGCGTCGATGCTGGCCAACACGCTGCGTGACGAGGCGCCCACCCACTTCGCCGTGGCGTTCGACGTCTCCCGCAAGACATGGCGGTCCCAGGAGTTCACGGAGTACAAGGCGAACCGCTCCAAGACCCCGGACGAGTTCAAGGGCCAGGTCGAGCTGATCGGCGAGCTGCTGGACGCGATGCGCGTCTCCCGGTTCGCCGTCGAGGGCTTCGAGGCCGACGACGTGATCGCCACGCTCGCCACACAGGCCGAGGCCGCCGGTTTCGAGGTGCTGATCGTCACCGGCGACCGTGACTCGTTCCAGCTGGTCAGTGAGCACACCACCGTGCTGTACCCGACCAAGGGCGTCTCCGAGCTGACCCGGTTCACCCCGGAGAAGGTCGTCGAGAAGTACGGCCTGACCCCCGCCCAGTACCCCGACTTCGCGGCCCTGCGCGGCGACCCGTCGGACAACCTGCCGGGCATCCCCGGCGTCGGCGAGAAGACCGCAGCGAAGTGGATCAACCAGTTCGGGTCCTTCGCGGAGCTGGTCGAGCGCGCCGACGAGGTCAAGGGCAAGGCCGGGCAGAACCTCCGCGACCACCTGGAGGCCGTCAAGCTCAACCGCCGCCTCACCGAGCTGGAGCGGCAGGTCGAGCTGCCCAAGACCGTCACCGACCTCGCGCGCGAGCCGTACGACCGCAAGGCCGTCGCGATGATCCTCGACACCCTCGAGATCCGGAACCCGTCGCTGCGCGAGCGGCTCTTCGGCGTCGACCCGGGCGCCGAGGAGGCCGAGACGACGCCGATCTCCACCGAGGGCGTCGCCCTGGACGGCACCGTCCTCGGCACCGGCGAGCTGGCCCCCTGGCTGGCGGAGCACGCCGGCGGTCCGCTCGGCGTGGCCACCGTCGACACCTGGGCCCTCGGCACCGGCTCGGTCGCCGAGGTCGCGCTGGCCGCGGACGGCGGCGCGGCCGCCTGGTTCGACCCCTCCCAGCTCGACGAGGCCGACGAGCGCGCGTTCGCCGGCTGGCTCGCGGACGCCGAGCGGCCCAAGGTCTTCCACAACGCCAAGAGCGCCATGCGCGTCTTCGCCGAGCACGGCTGGACCATCGAGGGCGTCCGCATGGACACCGCGCTCGCCGCCTACCTCGTCAAGCCGGGCCGCCGCTCCTTCGACCTGGACGCGCTGTCCCTGGAGTACCTGCACCGCGAGCTGGCGCCCGCCGCCACGGCCGACGGCCAGCTGGCCTTCGGGGCGGACGAGGGCGCCGAGGCCGAGGCGCTCATGATCCAGGCCCGGACCGTCCTCGACCTCGGCGAGGCCTTCGAGGGCCGGCTCGAGGAGGTCGGCGCCGCCGAGCTGCTGCGCGACATGGAGCTGCCGACGTCCGCGCTGCTCGCCCGCATGGAGCGGCACGGCATCGCGGCCGACCGGGCACACCTGGAGGCCATGGAGCAGATGTTCGCGGGTGCCGTGCAGCAGGCCGTGAAGGAGGCGCACGCGGCGGCCGGGCACGAGTTCAACCTGGGCTCGCCCAAGCAGCTCCAGGAGGTCCTCTTCGGCGAGCTCGCCCTGCCCAAGACGAAGAAGACGAAGACCGGCTACACCACCGACGCCGACGCCCTGGCCTGGCTCGCCGGGCAGACGGACAACGAACTGCCGGTGATCATGCTCCGCCACCGGGAGCAGGCGAAGCTGCGGGTCACGGTCGAGGGCCTGATCAAGACGATCGCCACGGACGGCCGCATCCACACGACGTTCAACCAGACCGTCGCCGCCACCGGCCGCCTCTCCTCCACGGACCCCAACCTGCAGAACATCCCGGTCCGCACCGACGAGGGCCGCGCGATCCGCCGGGGCTTCGTCGTCGGCGAGGGCTTCGAGTCCCTGATGACGGCGGACTACAGCCAGATCGAGCTGCGTGTGATGGCCCACCTGTCGGAGGACGAGGGCCTGATCGAGGCGTTCACCTCCGGCGAGGACCTGCACACCACGGCCGCCTCCCAGGTCTTCGCGGTGGAGCCGTCCGCCGTGGACGCGGAGATGCGCCGCAAGATCAAGGCGATGTCGTACGGCCTCGCGTACGGGCTGTCGGCGTTCGGCCTCTCCCAGCAGCTGAACATCGAGGCGGCCGAGGCGCGCACCCTGATGGACGCGTACTTCGAGCGGTTCGGCGGCGTCCGCGACTATCTGCGCCGCGCGGTCGACGAGGCACGGGCCACCGGGTACACGGCGACCCTCTTCGGCCGCCGCCGCTACCTGCCCGACCTCAACAGCGACAACCGCCAGCGCCGCGAGGCGGCCGAGCGCATGGCGCTGAACGCGCCGATCCAGGGCACGGCGGCCGACATCGTCAAGATCGCCATGCTCAACGTGGACCGGGCCCTGCGCGACTCCGGCCTCGCCTCCCGCATGCTCCTCCAGGTCCACGACGAAATCGTCCTGGAGATCGCCCCGGGCGAGCGCGAGGCCGCGGAGGAACTGGTCCGCCGGGAAATGTCGAACGCGGTCCACCTGAGGGTCCCCCTGGGCGTCTCGGTAGGTGCGGGCCCCGACTGGGAGTCAGCGGCCCACTGA
- a CDS encoding branched-chain amino acid ABC transporter substrate-binding protein, protein MRQRSIIAITAALAAGSLTLTACGSRDDDGGSSNGDKTTVVIGLDAPLSGDLSALGLGMKNSADLAAKTANKKEYVKGVEFKIEALDDQAQPSVGQQNAQKFISNKDVLGVVGPLNSSVSQQMQKPLNDAGLTQVSPANTGTELTQGDGWKTGDSVRQFKTFFRTATTDEIQGAFAADYLYNKAKLNKVYLIDDQKTYGAGLAASFKANFTKFGGKIVGTDHINPDDRDFNAVVAKIKKTGAQALYYGGEYPAAGPLSQQLKDSGQKIPLMGGDGIYSGEFPKLNKKAEGDLATSVGRPVEQLPSAKTFIADYKAAGYEDDYEAYGGLTYDATWSIIEAVKLAVEGNDGKVPSDGRKAVLDGMAKVKFDGVTGTISFDEFGDTTNHTMTAYKIKDNAWAPEFSGEPKLG, encoded by the coding sequence GTGCGTCAACGTTCGATCATCGCCATTACCGCCGCGCTCGCGGCGGGATCGCTGACACTCACGGCTTGTGGGTCGCGTGACGACGACGGCGGCAGCAGCAACGGCGACAAGACCACAGTTGTGATCGGCCTCGACGCCCCGCTGTCCGGCGACCTGTCCGCGCTCGGCCTCGGCATGAAGAACTCCGCTGACCTGGCCGCCAAGACGGCCAACAAGAAGGAGTACGTCAAGGGCGTCGAGTTCAAGATCGAGGCCCTCGACGACCAGGCCCAGCCGTCCGTCGGCCAGCAGAACGCCCAGAAGTTCATCAGCAACAAGGACGTCCTCGGCGTCGTCGGCCCGCTGAACTCCAGCGTCTCCCAGCAGATGCAGAAGCCGCTCAACGACGCCGGCCTCACCCAGGTCTCCCCGGCCAACACCGGCACCGAGCTGACCCAGGGCGACGGCTGGAAGACCGGCGACTCGGTCCGCCAGTTCAAGACCTTCTTCCGCACCGCCACCACGGACGAGATCCAGGGCGCCTTCGCCGCGGACTACCTGTACAACAAGGCGAAGCTCAACAAGGTCTACCTGATCGACGACCAGAAGACCTACGGCGCCGGCCTCGCCGCGTCCTTCAAGGCGAACTTCACCAAGTTCGGCGGCAAGATCGTGGGCACCGACCACATCAACCCCGACGACCGTGACTTCAACGCCGTGGTCGCCAAGATCAAGAAGACCGGCGCCCAGGCCCTGTACTACGGCGGCGAGTACCCGGCCGCCGGCCCGCTGAGCCAGCAGCTCAAGGACAGCGGCCAGAAGATCCCGCTCATGGGCGGCGACGGCATCTACTCCGGCGAGTTCCCGAAGCTGAACAAGAAGGCCGAGGGCGACCTCGCGACCTCCGTCGGCCGGCCCGTCGAGCAGCTCCCCTCCGCCAAGACCTTCATCGCGGACTACAAGGCCGCGGGCTACGAGGACGACTACGAGGCCTACGGCGGCCTGACCTACGACGCCACCTGGTCGATCATCGAGGCCGTCAAGCTGGCCGTCGAGGGCAACGACGGCAAGGTCCCGTCCGACGGCCGCAAGGCGGTCCTGGACGGCATGGCCAAGGTCAAGTTCGACGGCGTCACCGGCACCATCTCCTTCGACGAGTTCGGTGACACCACGAACCACACCATGACCGCCTACAAGATCAAGGACAACGCCTGGGCGCCCGAGTTCAGCGGCGAGCCCAAGCTCGGCTGA
- a CDS encoding FdhF/YdeP family oxidoreductase, which translates to MASKPPTGDPVQDAPEVAEPKHAAAGLPAIGHTLRVAQRQMGIKRTALTLLRVNQKDGFDCPGCAWPEPEHRHTAEFCENGAKAVAEEATLRRVTPEFFAAHPVADLATRSGYWLGQQGRLTHPMYLPEGGTHYEPVTWERAFDIVAEEIAALGSPDEAVFYTSGRTSNEAAFLYQLFARELGTNNLPDCSNMCHESSGSALSETIGVGKGSVLLEDLYKAELIIVAGQNPGTNHPRMLSALEKAKANGARIITVNPLPEAGLERFKNPQTPQGMIKGAALTDLFLQIRIGGDQALFRLLNKLILETGGAVDEDFVRDHTHGFEEFAEAARAADWDETLAATGLAREDVDRALEMVLASRRTVVCWAMGLTQHKHSVPTIREIVNFLLLRGDIGRPGSGVCPVRGHSNVQGDRTMGIFERPAPAFLDALEREFGFAPPREHGLDVVRAIRALRDGEAKVFFAMGGNFVAATPDTAVTEAAVRRARLTVHVSTKLNRSHAVTGARALILPTLGRTERDLQGGGEQFVTVEDSMGMVHASRGRLEPASPHLLSEPAIVCRLARRVLGEKSRTPWEEFEKDYATIRDRIARVVPGFEDFNARVARPGGFTLPHAPRDERRFPTATGKANFTAAPVEYPEVPEGRLLLQTLRSHDQYNTTIYGLDDRYRGIRNGRRVVLVNPEDARRLGVADGSYVDLVSEWKDGVERRAPGFRVVAYPTARGCAAAYYPETNVLVPLDATADTSNTPASKSVIVRLEQSATD; encoded by the coding sequence ATGGCCAGCAAGCCGCCCACGGGTGATCCGGTCCAGGACGCGCCCGAGGTCGCCGAGCCGAAGCACGCGGCGGCGGGCCTGCCCGCCATCGGCCACACCCTGCGGGTCGCGCAGCGCCAGATGGGGATCAAGCGCACCGCGCTGACCCTGCTGCGGGTCAACCAGAAGGACGGCTTCGACTGCCCGGGGTGCGCCTGGCCCGAACCGGAGCACCGGCACACGGCGGAGTTCTGCGAGAACGGCGCGAAGGCGGTCGCCGAGGAGGCCACGCTGCGCCGGGTCACCCCGGAGTTCTTCGCCGCGCACCCCGTGGCCGACCTGGCGACGCGCAGCGGCTACTGGCTGGGGCAGCAGGGGCGGCTCACGCACCCCATGTACCTGCCGGAGGGCGGCACCCACTACGAGCCGGTGACCTGGGAGCGGGCCTTCGACATCGTCGCCGAGGAGATCGCCGCGCTCGGCTCGCCCGACGAGGCCGTCTTCTACACGTCGGGCCGCACCAGCAACGAGGCGGCGTTCCTCTACCAGCTCTTCGCCCGCGAGCTCGGCACGAACAACCTGCCGGACTGCTCGAACATGTGCCACGAGTCGTCCGGGTCGGCGCTGTCGGAGACGATCGGCGTCGGCAAGGGCAGTGTCCTGCTGGAGGACCTGTACAAGGCCGAGCTGATCATCGTCGCCGGGCAGAACCCCGGCACGAACCATCCGCGGATGCTGTCCGCCCTGGAGAAGGCGAAGGCGAACGGCGCGCGGATCATCACCGTCAACCCGCTGCCCGAGGCGGGTCTGGAGCGGTTCAAGAACCCGCAGACCCCGCAGGGCATGATCAAGGGCGCCGCGCTGACCGATCTGTTCCTGCAGATCCGCATCGGCGGCGACCAGGCGCTGTTCCGGCTGCTGAACAAGCTGATCCTGGAGACCGGGGGCGCCGTCGACGAGGACTTCGTCCGCGACCACACTCATGGCTTCGAGGAGTTCGCCGAGGCCGCCCGCGCCGCCGACTGGGACGAGACGCTGGCGGCGACGGGCCTCGCGCGCGAGGACGTCGACCGGGCGCTGGAGATGGTGCTGGCGTCGCGGCGCACGGTGGTGTGCTGGGCGATGGGCCTGACCCAGCACAAGCACTCGGTGCCGACGATCCGGGAGATCGTCAACTTCCTCCTGCTGCGCGGCGACATCGGCCGTCCCGGCTCGGGCGTGTGCCCGGTGCGCGGTCACTCCAATGTGCAGGGCGACCGCACGATGGGCATCTTCGAGCGGCCCGCGCCCGCCTTCCTGGACGCCCTGGAGCGCGAGTTCGGGTTCGCGCCGCCGCGTGAGCACGGCCTGGACGTCGTCCGCGCCATCCGGGCGCTGCGCGACGGCGAGGCGAAGGTGTTCTTCGCGATGGGCGGCAACTTCGTGGCGGCCACGCCGGACACGGCCGTCACCGAGGCGGCCGTGCGGCGGGCCCGGCTGACCGTGCACGTGTCGACGAAGCTGAACCGCAGTCACGCGGTGACGGGCGCGCGGGCGCTGATCCTGCCGACGCTGGGCCGTACCGAACGTGATCTGCAGGGCGGCGGCGAGCAGTTCGTCACCGTCGAGGACTCCATGGGCATGGTGCACGCCTCCCGGGGGCGGCTGGAGCCGGCCAGTCCCCATCTGCTGTCGGAGCCGGCGATCGTGTGCCGGCTGGCCCGCCGGGTGCTGGGCGAGAAGAGCCGTACGCCCTGGGAGGAGTTCGAGAAGGACTACGCGACGATCCGGGACCGTATCGCGCGGGTCGTGCCGGGCTTCGAGGACTTCAACGCGCGCGTGGCGCGTCCCGGCGGCTTCACGCTGCCGCACGCCCCGCGCGACGAGCGCCGCTTCCCGACGGCGACCGGCAAGGCCAACTTCACGGCGGCGCCGGTGGAGTACCCGGAGGTCCCCGAGGGGCGGCTGCTGCTGCAGACGCTGCGTTCGCACGACCAGTACAACACCACGATCTACGGCCTGGACGACCGCTACCGGGGCATCCGCAACGGCCGCCGGGTGGTGCTGGTCAACCCGGAGGACGCCCGGCGCCTCGGGGTCGCCGACGGCTCGTACGTGGATCTGGTGAGCGAGTGGAAGGACGGCGTCGAGCGGCGCGCGCCCGGGTTCCGGGTGGTGGCGTACCCGACGGCGCGGGGCTGCGCGGCGGCCTACTACCCGGAGACCAACGTGCTGGTGCCGCTGGACGCCACCGCCGACACCAGCAACACCCCGGCCAGCAAGTCCGTGATCGTGCGTCTGGAACAATCGGCGACCGACTGA
- a CDS encoding branched-chain amino acid ABC transporter permease yields MNELPQQLANGLILGAMYGLIAIGYTMVYGIVQLINFAHGEIFMVGGFGALTVWMVLPDGFGLGAAIPLMIIGGVLVSVAVGTAAERFAYRPLRGAPRLAPLITAIGLSIVLQQAVWMWFPDAKKDVPFPRFQGDPVEILGANIQRGDIFVLIAAPLCMIALGLFVNKTRSGRGMQATAQDPDTAKLMGINTDRIIVMAFAIGAAFAAVAAVAYGLKNGQVGFRMGFLMGLKAFTAAVLGGIGNIYGAMLGGLVLGVAESLATGYIGEIPGMDLFGGGAWKDVWAFSLLILVLLFRPQGLLGERVADRA; encoded by the coding sequence GTGAACGAACTGCCGCAACAGCTGGCCAATGGACTCATCCTCGGCGCGATGTACGGACTCATCGCGATCGGCTACACGATGGTCTACGGCATCGTCCAGCTCATCAACTTCGCCCACGGCGAGATCTTCATGGTCGGGGGCTTCGGGGCCCTCACCGTCTGGATGGTCCTCCCCGACGGCTTCGGCCTCGGGGCGGCGATCCCCCTCATGATCATCGGCGGCGTCCTCGTCTCGGTCGCCGTCGGCACCGCGGCGGAACGGTTCGCCTACCGCCCCCTGCGCGGCGCACCCCGCCTCGCGCCCCTCATCACCGCGATCGGCCTGTCCATCGTCCTCCAGCAGGCCGTATGGATGTGGTTCCCCGACGCCAAGAAGGACGTCCCCTTCCCCCGCTTCCAGGGCGACCCCGTCGAGATCCTCGGCGCCAACATCCAGCGCGGCGACATCTTCGTCCTCATAGCCGCCCCGCTCTGCATGATCGCCCTCGGCCTGTTCGTCAACAAGACACGCTCCGGCCGCGGCATGCAGGCCACCGCCCAGGACCCCGACACCGCCAAGCTCATGGGCATCAACACCGACCGCATCATCGTCATGGCCTTCGCCATCGGTGCCGCGTTCGCCGCCGTCGCAGCCGTCGCCTACGGCCTCAAGAACGGCCAGGTCGGCTTCCGCATGGGCTTCCTCATGGGCCTCAAGGCCTTCACCGCGGCCGTCCTCGGCGGCATCGGCAACATCTACGGCGCCATGCTCGGCGGCCTCGTCCTCGGCGTCGCCGAATCCCTCGCCACCGGCTACATCGGCGAAATCCCCGGCATGGACCTCTTCGGCGGCGGCGCCTGGAAGGACGTGTGGGCGTTCAGCCTCCTCATCCTCGTCCTCCTGTTCAGGCCACAAGGCCTGCTCGGCGAACGCGTCGCGGATCGGGCGTGA
- a CDS encoding hotdog fold thioesterase — protein sequence MGEQQHVKFPQEVIDEYAALGVDLQALFSAGHLGTRMGVQIVEASAERVVGTMPVEGNTQPYGLLHGGASAVLAETLGSVGSMLHGGTSKIAVGVDLNCTHHRGARSGLVTGVATPLHRGRSTATYEIVISDEQGRRVCTARLTCMLRDVNPGDAERVRAAE from the coding sequence ATGGGCGAGCAGCAGCACGTGAAGTTCCCGCAGGAGGTCATCGACGAGTACGCCGCGCTCGGCGTCGATCTCCAGGCCCTGTTCTCGGCCGGGCACCTCGGCACCCGCATGGGCGTCCAGATCGTGGAGGCGTCCGCCGAGCGGGTCGTGGGGACCATGCCGGTCGAGGGCAACACCCAGCCGTACGGGCTGCTGCACGGCGGCGCGTCCGCGGTGCTCGCGGAGACGCTCGGCTCGGTGGGGTCCATGCTGCACGGCGGCACCTCCAAGATCGCGGTGGGTGTGGACCTGAACTGCACCCACCACCGGGGCGCCCGCTCCGGTCTGGTGACCGGTGTCGCCACGCCGCTGCACCGGGGCCGCTCGACGGCGACGTACGAGATCGTGATCAGCGACGAGCAGGGTCGGCGGGTGTGCACCGCGCGGCTGACCTGCATGCTGCGGGACGTGAACCCGGGCGACGCGGAGCGGGTCCGCGCGGCGGAGTGA
- a CDS encoding ABC transporter ATP-binding protein: MTTTTTAPTTTTVLDASGVTMRFGGLTAVRGVDLTVNTGEIVGLIGPNGAGKTTFFNCLTGLYVPTEGKVAYKGTVLPPKPHLVTQAGIARTFQNIRLFANMTVLENVLVGRHTRTKEGLWSALLRLPGFRKAEEASRERAMELLEFTGLAAKADHLARNLPYGEQRKLEIARALASEPGLLLLDEPTAGMNPQETRAAEDLIFAIRDQGIAVLVIEHDIRFIMNLCDRVAVLVQGEKIIEGPAEVVQADERVIAAYLGEPFEGAPGAAEAAEVEAAEEAAEGDAHSTTEGDDK, from the coding sequence ATGACCACCACCACGACCGCACCCACCACCACGACGGTGCTCGACGCCAGCGGCGTCACCATGCGCTTCGGCGGCCTCACCGCCGTCCGCGGCGTCGACCTCACCGTCAACACCGGCGAGATCGTCGGCCTCATCGGCCCCAACGGCGCCGGCAAGACGACCTTCTTCAACTGCCTCACCGGCCTCTACGTCCCCACCGAGGGCAAGGTCGCCTACAAAGGCACCGTCCTGCCGCCCAAGCCGCACCTGGTCACCCAGGCCGGCATCGCCCGGACCTTCCAGAACATCCGGCTCTTCGCCAACATGACCGTCCTGGAAAACGTCCTCGTCGGCCGGCACACCCGCACCAAGGAAGGCCTCTGGTCCGCCCTGCTGCGCCTCCCCGGCTTCCGCAAGGCCGAAGAGGCATCCCGCGAACGGGCCATGGAACTCCTCGAGTTCACCGGCCTCGCCGCCAAGGCCGACCACCTCGCCCGCAACCTGCCCTACGGCGAACAGCGCAAGCTGGAGATCGCCCGGGCCCTCGCGAGCGAACCCGGCCTGCTCCTCCTCGACGAACCCACCGCCGGCATGAACCCCCAGGAGACCCGCGCGGCCGAAGACCTCATCTTCGCCATCCGGGACCAGGGCATCGCCGTCCTCGTCATCGAGCACGACATCCGGTTCATCATGAACCTCTGCGACCGGGTCGCCGTACTCGTCCAGGGCGAAAAGATCATCGAAGGCCCCGCCGAAGTCGTCCAGGCCGACGAACGCGTCATCGCCGCCTACCTCGGCGAACCCTTCGAAGGCGCCCCCGGCGCCGCCGAAGCCGCCGAGGTCGAAGCCGCCGAGGAGGCCGCGGAAGGCGACGCGCACAGCACCACGGAAGGGGACGACAAGTGA
- a CDS encoding DUF4184 family protein: protein MPFTLSHAAAVLPAVRTGGTGRAGLVPAVLVTGSFAPDMTYYAASVLSGAMEFGDVTHSLPGVFTVDVVIAWALVGLWLLLREPLVALLPDRLQARPAALLRCGAPRARMTPGLVARWYVSAVLGGLTHVVWDAFTHLDRWGMRVFPVLGEEVAGSPLYWYLQYGGSAVAAVVVAVFVTVALRRAAGVPVAGVPVLSVRDRWVAVVVLGGCAAVAAFERASRWWEFWGATAKYWELIPSLCFGAGAGLAVGLLLYGAAVRLWRPVPVPGSTGTGGAERERSRPGVR, encoded by the coding sequence TTGCCGTTCACGCTCAGCCACGCGGCCGCCGTCCTGCCCGCCGTGCGCACCGGGGGGACCGGACGGGCCGGACTCGTGCCGGCGGTCCTGGTGACCGGTTCCTTCGCTCCCGACATGACCTATTACGCGGCAAGTGTCCTGTCCGGGGCCATGGAGTTCGGGGACGTCACGCACTCCCTACCGGGCGTGTTCACCGTCGACGTCGTCATCGCCTGGGCGCTGGTGGGGCTGTGGCTGCTGCTGCGTGAGCCGCTGGTGGCGCTGCTGCCGGACCGGCTCCAGGCGCGGCCGGCCGCGCTGCTGCGGTGCGGGGCGCCCCGCGCGCGGATGACGCCGGGGCTCGTGGCGCGCTGGTACGTCTCCGCCGTACTCGGCGGGCTCACCCATGTGGTGTGGGACGCGTTCACGCATCTCGACCGGTGGGGGATGCGGGTGTTCCCGGTGCTCGGGGAGGAGGTGGCGGGGTCGCCGCTGTACTGGTACCTGCAGTACGGGGGGTCGGCGGTCGCGGCCGTCGTCGTCGCGGTGTTCGTGACGGTGGCGCTGCGGCGCGCGGCCGGGGTGCCGGTCGCGGGGGTACCGGTGCTCTCCGTGCGGGACCGGTGGGTGGCCGTGGTGGTGCTCGGCGGGTGCGCGGCGGTGGCCGCCTTCGAGCGGGCGTCGCGGTGGTGGGAGTTCTGGGGGGCCACCGCGAAGTACTGGGAACTGATCCCGTCGCTGTGCTTCGGCGCGGGCGCCGGGCTCGCCGTGGGGCTGCTCCTGTACGGCGCCGCCGTCAGGCTGTGGCGTCCGGTCCCGGTCCCTGGCAGTACGGGGACGGGTGGTGCCGAGCGGGAACGGAGCCGGCCGGGGGTGCGGTGA
- a CDS encoding ABC transporter ATP-binding protein, with product MTALLEVEDLRVAYGKIEAVKGISFKVEAGEVVTLIGTNGAGKTTTLRTLSGLLQPLSGDIKFDGKSLKKIPAHKVVSLGLAHSPEGRHIFPRMTIEDNLRLGAFLRNDKDGIEKDIQRAYDLFPILGERRKQAAGTLSGGEQQMLAMGRALMSRPKLLMLDEPSMGLSPIMMQKIMATIQELKASGTTILLIEQNAQAALSLADHGHVMEVGKIVLSGSGQDLLHDESVRKAYLGED from the coding sequence GTGACCGCACTGCTCGAGGTCGAGGACCTCAGAGTCGCCTACGGCAAGATCGAGGCCGTCAAAGGCATCTCGTTCAAGGTCGAAGCGGGCGAGGTCGTCACCCTCATCGGCACCAACGGCGCCGGGAAGACCACCACCCTGCGCACCCTCTCCGGCCTCCTCCAGCCCCTGTCCGGCGACATCAAGTTCGACGGCAAATCGCTGAAGAAGATCCCCGCCCACAAGGTCGTCTCCCTGGGACTCGCCCACTCCCCCGAGGGGCGGCACATCTTCCCCCGCATGACGATCGAGGACAACCTCCGCCTCGGCGCCTTCCTCCGCAACGACAAGGACGGCATCGAGAAGGACATCCAGCGCGCCTACGACCTCTTCCCCATCCTCGGGGAACGCCGCAAGCAGGCCGCGGGCACCCTCTCCGGCGGCGAACAGCAGATGCTCGCCATGGGACGGGCCCTGATGTCCCGGCCGAAACTGCTCATGCTCGACGAGCCCAGCATGGGCCTCTCCCCGATCATGATGCAGAAGATCATGGCGACCATCCAGGAGCTCAAGGCCTCCGGCACCACCATCCTGCTCATCGAGCAGAACGCCCAGGCCGCGCTCTCCCTGGCCGACCACGGTCACGTCATGGAGGTCGGCAAGATCGTCCTCTCCGGCTCCGGGCAGGACCTCCTGCACGACGAGTCGGTACGCAAGGCGTACCTCGGCGAGGACTGA
- a CDS encoding ANTAR domain-containing response regulator, translated as MTAPESPQPVDAPDDDKSHVPPLTTRVVIAEDEALIRLDLKEMLEEEGYTVVGEAGDGEQAVELAREHRPDLVILDVKMPKLDGISAAEKIAEESIAPVLMLTAFSQRDLVERARDAGAMAYLVKPFSKSDVVPAIEMAVSRFTELKELEKEVADLSQRLETRKLVDRAKSVLQTQYGLTEPAAFRWIQKTSMDRRMSMQQVAEAVIQDAEEKKAAKG; from the coding sequence GTGACCGCCCCCGAGTCGCCCCAGCCCGTAGACGCGCCTGACGACGACAAGTCGCACGTGCCTCCGCTGACGACCCGTGTCGTCATCGCTGAGGACGAGGCCCTGATCCGGCTCGACCTCAAAGAGATGCTCGAGGAGGAGGGGTACACCGTCGTCGGTGAGGCCGGTGACGGTGAGCAGGCCGTCGAGCTGGCGCGCGAGCACCGCCCCGACCTCGTCATCCTCGACGTGAAGATGCCCAAGCTCGACGGCATCTCGGCGGCCGAGAAGATCGCCGAGGAGAGCATCGCGCCGGTGCTGATGCTGACGGCGTTCTCGCAGCGCGACCTCGTGGAGCGCGCCCGTGACGCCGGTGCCATGGCGTACCTGGTGAAGCCGTTCAGCAAGAGCGATGTCGTCCCGGCGATCGAGATGGCCGTCTCACGGTTCACGGAGCTGAAGGAGCTGGAGAAGGAGGTCGCGGACCTCAGCCAGCGCCTGGAGACCCGCAAGCTGGTGGACCGGGCGAAGTCGGTCCTGCAGACGCAGTACGGGCTGACCGAGCCGGCCGCGTTCCGCTGGATCCAGAAGACGTCGATGGACCGCCGGATGTCGATGCAGCAGGTCGCCGAGGCCGTGATCCAGGACGCCGAGGAGAAGAAGGCCGCCAAGGGCTGA